The following proteins are encoded in a genomic region of Arachis stenosperma cultivar V10309 chromosome 4, arast.V10309.gnm1.PFL2, whole genome shotgun sequence:
- the LOC130976138 gene encoding hypersensitive-induced response protein 2-like produces MGQALGCYQVEESNVAIKQYFGKFEEILEPGCHCLPWCLGYRIAGELSLRVQQLEVRCETKTKDHAFVTVVASVQYRALADKASDAFYRLSNTRGQIQSYVFDVIRASVPKLELDAVLEQKNDIAKSVEEELEKAMSTYGYQIVQTLIVDIEPDTNVKRAMNEINAAARLRVAANEKGEAEKILQIKKAEGEAESKYLSGLGMARQRRAIVDGLRDGVLAFSENVTGTRTKDVMEMVLMTQYFDTMKEIGESSRSSTVFIPHGPGAVKDIATQIRDGLLQGNASQNLIQEL; encoded by the exons ATGGGCCAAGCACTTGGTTGCTATCAAGTTGAGGAGTCAAATGTGGCTATCAAGCAATATTTTGGAAAATTTGAGGAAATTCTGGAGCCTGGATGCCATTGCTTACCTTGGTGTCTTGGTTACCGGATAGCTGGTGAACTATCACTACGAGTCCAGCAACTCGAGGTTCGTTGCGAAACGAAAACCAAG GACCATGCATTTGTCACTGTGGTTGCGTCCGTGCAATACCGAGCTCTGGCTGACAAAGCATCTGATGCCTTCTATAGGCTTTCAAACACAAGGGGGCAGATCCAATCATACGTTTTTGATG TTATTCGGGCCAGTGTGCCAAAATTAGAGTTGGATGCCGTGCTTGAACAAAAGAATGATATAGCAAAGTCTGTTGAAGAGGAGCTTGAGAAG GCCATGTCTACCTACGGATATCAGATAGTCCAGACCCTGATTGTGGATATCGAACCGGACACTAATGTTAAGAGAGCCATGAATGAGATCAATGCAG CTGCTAGACTGAGGGTGGCTGCAAATGAAAAAGGTGAAGCAGAAAAAATTCTGCAAATCAAGAAAGCTGAGGGAGAGGCAGAGTCCAAATATCTGTCGGGACTCGGTATGGCTCGCCAACGCCGGGCCATTGTGGACGGGTTGAGGGACGGCGTCCTTGCATTCTCCGAAAATGTGACTGGAACAAGGACCAAGGATGTGATGGAGATGGTGCTGATGACTCAGTACTTTGATACTATGAAGGAAATCGGGGAATCTTCAAGGTCCTCAACGGTGTTCATACCTCATGGCCCTGGTGCGGTGAAAGACATTGCTACGCAGATTCGAGACGGCCTCCTTCAGGGAAATGCCTCCCAGAACTTAATTCAAGAATTGTAA